The Tenrec ecaudatus isolate mTenEca1 chromosome 13, mTenEca1.hap1, whole genome shotgun sequence genome segment CGTCATCGAGATCAATTGCTCACATTCTATTGCATTTGgctatatatctacatatatgcaTAGTTTTCCTCAGTCTTTTGAAAATAAGTTGTCAATATCATGACATAATATCCCCAAATATTTCTTATTTGCTAAGAATAAGGGTATTCTCCTGTCACCCCAATATTATTACTGCCGTTGAACCTAAGAAAATGAACAATTCCATAATATCACCTCATTTACATATAAATTATCCCACAACCTTTATATTTTTGGGGAATCCAGAACTCAATACTATGTGTTATTACATTTGATAATTGTTTTTTAGTGTCTTTGAATCTAGAGCACTCCTCCCACCGTTTCTTTTAGGGCATTGATTGTTAGGAAGAGTCCAGACAGACTATTGTAGAATGCTTCACtttctggatttgtttacctgttttGTAGTTTTTAGATTCAGATTAAACATGTTTGTCACCCCAGAAGGTGTGTGCCTGACTGTGGAGTGGGGTCACTGGATAAGTGGTGAATGTCATATAGTCTCTCTGAGTCAGTGGGTTTATTTTGAACTGTAACTCTCCCATATAAaagaacaatatatatatatatatatgattagtaGGTTATCTGTGGATTAGCACTTGGGATCATATGAATGTCTGGTTCCCTAATAACCTTTCACCAAGTTCTTGTAACATTCATTAGTGATTCTTGCCTGGCTCAGTTATCACAGTGATACTTGCAGTTTCTTTCATTTTTCGTCGTTGTCCAAGAACTTCCTTCACTTCTTTTTATTGTAGATTCCTAGATATCTTATTCATTATTAATTTGTTTCCAATATTGTGCTTTCCACGGCATAACTAGTCTTACATCTGGCCCCTGGGTTCTCTTTCAAGCAAGTTGAGAAGGCCTATGGACATAATTCCTGcggtctttcttcctttttaaaaagatgaacgtAGCATAGGGTATTTACTGTTACCACATCAGTAGAGCATGCCCTCTACCAAAACAAGCCTTGTGGAGACTCTTAATACTTGTTGGCTAATTTCTGCCCTGCAAACATTCAGCAATTACAATTTAATCTATGGATGAAAGGGGATTGTTTACTACAGTTGTTTCAAATCTTAAAATCTCTCAGTGAAGACCCATTTGACACCAGCATTGAGATCCCTggcccacatcctcttctggatgCAGCCTGAGCCGCTGCCAGCTCCCTGTCTATGGACTGTGGCAGCCcttgttggatcatcttcagcagaattttatttGCCTGTGATATTCATgctattgttccataatttgaacattctgctgGGCCACTtggctttggaatgggtacaaagatgggtctcttgcagtcagttagccaagtagctgtgttTCAAATTACTTGGCGTAGGTAAgtatttccagtgcttcctcagtttgttgaaacatttcagttggtattctaacaattcctggagccttgtttttggctaatgctttcagtgcagcttgaacttcttactccagcaacattggttcttgctcatacgctATCTCTTGAATTAGTTgaatgtggactagttctttttgatagagcaattctgtgtgttctttctgcCATAgggactgtgtgttctttccatcatattttgatgcttcctccatcaTTGAATAAATTTCCCATAAAATCTGTCAACATTGCAACTTgaagtttgaattttttttgaaatgttttggattgtgataagaattgtatgagcccctaataaaatgatttttaaaaaaagacaggagCTCTTCGCCGTCTTCCCCGGCCCTCTGCTGCCGCAGCCATGAGGGTCGAGCTGTGCAGCTTCAGTGGCTACAAGATTTACCCCGGGCACGGGCGGCGCTACGCCAGGACCGACGGAAAggttttccagtttctgaatgcAAAATGCGAGTCGGCATTCCTTTCCAAGAGGAACCCTCGGCAGATCAACTGGACTGTCCTGTACAGGAGGAAGCACAAGAAGGGGCAGTCGgaagaaattcaaaagaaaagaacCCGCCGTGCAGTCAAATTCCAGAGGGCCATCACTGGTGCGTCTCTTGCTGATATCATGGCCAAGAGGAATCAGAAGCCTGGGGTTAGAAAGGCCCAGCGAGAACAGGCCATCAGGGCTGCCAAGGAAGCAAAAAAGGCAAAGCAAGCTTCTAAAAAGACAGCAATGGCTGCTACTAAGGCCCCCACCAAGGCGGCACCTAAGCAAAAGATTGTGAAGCCCGTGAAAGTGTCTGCTCCCCGGGTTGGTGGAAAACGCTAAGTCGGCAGCAGAGACTTTCTAATAAAGAtgcagctattaaaaaaaaaaagacaggaaagaaagaaaagattaaagaggatgtcagaagagacgaaacttgctcttaatcagagagtaactAAAGTAAATAGAAGATATGAGGAAGTTTTACTAAAcagttgaacagaaattttcaaaaggcagcttaagaagacaaagacaaatagtatgaaatgtacaaagacctagagatagaaaaccaaaaaggaagaaggtcagcatatcttaaacctgTGGTCTTTCAATATTTCCTTGAGCAAATGAATGCAGATCTGGGATTTATCTCACCTGTATTTTGTCCTTGGGGGTGACACTctggaatttttgttatatgtttttcactttttcagtatatgaaacccagggttggTGAACCTGTGGAGTCAGCGAGTAGAGTAAGGGTCtcttgggtggggtgggtgggtatatAAGAGGGAGTGGTGGTAAGAGGGAGCGGATGTCAAGGAGGTTGAGAATGAACAGAATGTTTGGAGACTGACTGGCAGCAACGGGACAATACTGCCTGATGTTATTGAGCTCTGGaacgatatgatatctgtattagttccCCCCAAAATACAATGGTTATTTTGCATATCATGTGACTAAAGGCATATTTATTTTGTACTAAAGTAAATAAAGCTATTTTAGCCGTTTGTCACAATTAAATTAATCTGCTTTGGTCATCAAGTGTTTGACAGTAATCTCTCCCTTTTCTGCAGTTGCAGTGAGATGTGCGTAACTTGATTTATTGAACATCATAAGCATATCAGGAGCCTAGTGTTTGGCGAGTTTCTCAAAGCTGATTCTATTCCGATCTAGGCTTCAGAATAAAAAACAacaccaaacaaaaaacccctccTGAGTCCTGTCCCCTGCGAGCTCCCTGGTGTTAAGTATATAGGCAGCCAGGTTCCCTACAACAAGACTTAGAGGTAGGCCTTCTGGGCTTCTGCTCCTGTCTTCTCCAGAACAGTGTGGGAATATAGCAGCCTGCGGAGGCTTTCTAGTGCTCCTTTCCAGTCTCTAGCTCCGATTGTAAATGGGGAAAGCCTCTGTTCTCCACCATCCCGTTCACCTTCATTTTCTAGTGTCAGCCTCTCTTTATCCATTTAGGCATTGAAATGACCACGGAAGacagtttaaataaataaacaaaccagaCAAAGAAGATGCAGTTGCATTTTGAGTCCTAGGGCCTAACAGAGGAATTAGTGCAAAATATGCCAAATGGAATCCCACTGTTAAAAAGTTCTGATTTAAGTAGTTTTACTTAAAtacctgcaagaatttcagtttccTTCAACGTCAGTTGTGCTGTTTTCAGTTTCCTTGAAGGTTGGGAGGATAGGAAAGAGGGGCTGTGAACGGCCCTCTGACTGAACTGCCATCCTGCCCCCGATCAGTAGGCACTGGGCATTGCGTGGGAGCCTTTGACGGTGGCATTGCTTCCCGGTGAGTTGGTTTTGATTCAccgtgaccctggagggcagagtagaatggccccatagggttcccaagggtgTCAATGTTGGCAGAAGCAGACTGttatatttttctcccatggagcagctgatgggacgCAATctttggccttttggttagcagccaggtgcttaacTACCGTtaacaccagggctcccaacTGGCGAATCTACTCCGCACATTTTCTTTGAGCTGGATTTCGTCATTCTTGGCTGCAGGAGTGTTATAAGAGACTCAGTGGAACAGACTTGTGGGAAATCTAGGTGTTCTGTGTAAAGCATTGCCGTAACCCACCATTCCAATAAATTCGtaagaaagaaaaagtatttGGTATAACTTAATTGTTAGTGAAACCAGACTGTTTTCTGGTGAAAGCCTCTTTGTATTTCCCTTAAGTTCCCCCAAACCAGTCATTTCAGAGTTTTATAGGCCAGGAAATTAAGCTTGATATTCAGAATCTCCCCTTCCTCCTGACTTGTTTATTGTCTGTCTGTCCTCGGTAGTTGGGTGTTGGCTGTGCTTCCAAGTAAAGTGAACCTCTGATCTAGAAGTCATTGTAAGGGCATCCCCTCCTCATCAATAAAGTATTGCAATtgtaaagaaaaaattaaaaaatatatttttagttgATCACAGATGAAATAAACATCGTCCACCAAACCAACAACGATGAAGATGTTGCTGATTCTGTCTCCTGAGGTCCCTGGAGTGGTGACACCCAGAAGTCTGCCAGTGGGAGTCCATCCACTGGAACCCTGGAAGAAACAGGCCTGCCTTCTGCATAGTCCGCTGAGAAGCAAGCACTATGAAATCGATCTGCTCTGTAACACGTGGTATCTCCAAAATCACAAACCAAACACAACATCAACAGCAAAACTCGGGTTTCCTGGGGCAGGATCTCAATCAGGAAACAGCGCTCGGCCCCGAGGGATGTCCCCGGCAGCATCAGCGGTACCTGGATGCTCATTAGTAGTGCCGATCCTAGGCCCTCCTCCAGCCCTGCTGAGTCAGGGGCTGCATTTGCCTCGGGCTCCAGGTGACTCTGCACACTTCAGGTTTGCGAGCTCTGGGACGCATCTCTGTGAGACCGTCAGTTGGGTGATGGAGCCTCATCTTCTGAAGAATCTGTAGATAGCTAAATAGCACAGGTAGGAAAATCCTTTCTGAGCAGAAGGCTTTCAAGTGTTTATTACAAACTGGTGGCTCACGACTATTGTTAGATACTGACCTTCCCCCATTGCTATTCTGAGATTTCAGTGGATATTTCCCAAAATACCCAgcttactatttttaaaaagtgagacattctcccagtCATAGGCAACGTGTTAAAGCCTTGCCTTCTTTTTCAACTTCTTTATATGTTCTTTGTGTTGTAATGCCAGATGGTGACAGTTTTGAAGTCATGCTTCAGCGTGTAAGGAAGAGCTCCACCAACAAAGCCTTAGTTGTCC includes the following:
- the LOC142423862 gene encoding large ribosomal subunit protein eL24-like, whose translation is MRVELCSFSGYKIYPGHGRRYARTDGKVFQFLNAKCESAFLSKRNPRQINWTVLYRRKHKKGQSEEIQKKRTRRAVKFQRAITGASLADIMAKRNQKPGVRKAQREQAIRAAKEAKKAKQASKKTAMAATKAPTKAAPKQKIVKPVKVSAPRVGGKR